The following are encoded in a window of Polynucleobacter sp. AP-Kolm-20A-A1 genomic DNA:
- a CDS encoding CvpA family protein, which produces MEYLSTLKLTSVDYFTLVVLLISALVGISRGLFKEVLALASWFAAAWVAYHYSNYLSTEWLSTFHLDELLSLGLSFLILFVLTLIICGLFGGVVQKIILSAGLSLTDRFLGLVFGVMRGGLIVVVLATLAALTPIPQSMAWKNAITRPAIDMATGLIKGWLPADWAKQLGEAMPKVTPTITPKLTIGI; this is translated from the coding sequence ATGGAATACTTATCCACCCTCAAGCTAACATCGGTGGATTATTTCACCCTAGTTGTGCTCCTGATTTCGGCTTTAGTCGGTATCTCACGTGGATTATTTAAAGAGGTGCTCGCACTGGCTTCTTGGTTTGCTGCAGCTTGGGTTGCTTATCACTACAGCAACTACCTCTCTACCGAATGGTTATCTACATTCCACTTGGATGAATTGCTTAGCCTTGGTCTTAGCTTCTTAATTCTCTTTGTATTAACTCTGATTATTTGTGGCTTGTTTGGTGGAGTGGTGCAAAAAATTATTTTGTCCGCCGGCCTAAGTTTGACGGATCGTTTTTTGGGTCTCGTGTTTGGCGTTATGCGCGGTGGGTTAATTGTGGTGGTGCTTGCAACTCTTGCAGCATTGACGCCTATACCGCAAAGCATGGCTTGGAAAAATGCAATCACCAGACCGGCAATTGATATGGCAACCGGTTTAATTAAAGGTTGGCTGCCAGCTGACTGGGCTAAGCAATTGGGTGAAGCAATGCCCAAAGTAACACCTACCATTACTCCTAAATTAACAATAGGAATCTAG
- the purF gene encoding amidophosphoribosyltransferase, which translates to MCGVVGTVSHSPVNQLLYDALLLLQHRGQDAAGIATMNGNSFTMHKANGLVRDVFRTRNMRSLVGNAGIGQVRYPTAGSASSEEEAQPFYVSAPYGIILAHNGNLTNAPSLRVEMAYRDRRHINTSSDTEVLLNVLADELQKETNSAALDEGAMFNAVTGVTNRVKGSYAVVSLIAGYGLLAFRDQYGIRPLCIGRIDTPQGPEWMIASESVALEGLGFTFVRDVHPGEAIYIDLDGNFYSRQCVPNAVLTPCIFEYVYMARPDSTIDGVTVYNVRMRMGDYLAEKIRKETNVDEIDVVMPIPDSSRPAAMQVAKNLGVDYREGFFKNRYIGRTFIMPGQAVRKKSVRQKLNAMRIEFKDKTVLIVDDSIVRGTTSFEIVQMARESGAKKVIFASAAPPVRFPNVYGIDMPTRSELVAYGRTDEEINKMIGADQLIYQSVEDMKQAVRDINPDIKNFEASCFDGFYITGDITESYLDALEAARNTSAAKADRQKDSSDFARSQLHLHLATED; encoded by the coding sequence ATGTGCGGCGTCGTCGGAACTGTTTCCCACTCACCAGTAAATCAACTTCTCTATGATGCGTTGTTGCTCTTGCAGCACCGCGGTCAGGACGCTGCAGGTATTGCAACCATGAACGGCAATTCGTTCACGATGCATAAAGCCAACGGCTTGGTACGAGATGTCTTTAGAACTCGCAATATGCGCAGCTTGGTTGGCAATGCTGGTATTGGTCAAGTACGTTATCCAACTGCAGGTTCAGCCAGCAGCGAAGAAGAGGCGCAACCATTTTATGTAAGCGCACCGTACGGAATTATCTTGGCACACAACGGCAACCTCACCAACGCACCGAGTTTGCGTGTAGAGATGGCTTATCGTGATCGCCGCCACATCAATACGAGCTCCGATACCGAAGTATTGCTCAACGTATTGGCTGATGAGCTTCAAAAAGAAACGAATAGTGCAGCGCTTGATGAGGGCGCGATGTTTAATGCGGTTACCGGAGTAACGAATCGCGTGAAAGGTTCTTACGCCGTGGTCTCATTGATCGCTGGTTATGGTTTATTGGCCTTCCGTGATCAATACGGTATTCGTCCTTTATGTATTGGACGTATTGATACGCCGCAAGGTCCTGAGTGGATGATTGCATCTGAATCTGTTGCGCTTGAAGGCTTGGGCTTTACATTCGTACGCGACGTTCATCCAGGCGAAGCAATTTATATCGACTTAGATGGTAATTTCTATTCACGTCAGTGTGTGCCGAACGCCGTTCTAACGCCTTGTATCTTTGAGTACGTCTACATGGCTCGTCCAGACTCCACCATTGATGGTGTGACTGTCTATAACGTGCGCATGCGTATGGGTGACTACCTGGCTGAGAAGATTCGCAAAGAGACCAATGTTGACGAGATCGATGTCGTCATGCCGATTCCGGACTCTAGTCGTCCTGCAGCGATGCAGGTAGCTAAGAACCTCGGCGTAGACTATCGCGAAGGATTCTTCAAGAACCGCTACATTGGCCGTACCTTCATCATGCCAGGCCAGGCCGTTCGCAAGAAATCAGTGCGCCAAAAACTCAATGCTATGCGCATTGAGTTCAAAGATAAGACTGTATTAATTGTGGATGACTCCATCGTTCGTGGAACAACATCTTTTGAGATCGTGCAAATGGCACGCGAGTCGGGCGCTAAGAAAGTGATCTTTGCATCCGCTGCACCGCCAGTACGTTTCCCGAATGTGTATGGCATTGATATGCCAACCCGCAGCGAATTGGTTGCCTATGGCCGTACCGATGAAGAGATCAATAAGATGATTGGCGCTGATCAACTCATCTATCAAAGTGTAGAAGATATGAAGCAGGCGGTACGGGATATCAATCCTGATATTAAGAACTTTGAGGCCTCTTGTTTTGATGGTTTCTACATTACTGGCGATATTACCGAGTCCTATCTCGATGCTTTAGAGGCAGCCAGAAATACCTCTGCTGCTAAAGCGGATCGTCAGAAAGACTCTAGCGACTTTGCCCGCTCGCAGCTCCACCTGCATTTGGCTACCGAAGACTAA
- a CDS encoding O-succinylhomoserine sulfhydrylase — translation MKSKTTRKKPDFSKLALETLAVRAGTRRTAEYQEHSEAMFLTSSFCFDSAELAADGFAHADQGFIYSRFTNPTVSMFQDRLAALEGGEACIATASGMSAILTMAMAHLQAGDHVVCSRSVFGATIQLFSNILGRFGITTTYVDLADAKSWQAAVQPNTKLFYLETPSNPLTEIADIKAISKIAKKAKALFAVDNCFCTPALQKPLALGADVVIHSATKYLDGQGRVVGGAIVGSKDFIMGKVFPYVRTAGPTLSAFNAWVFLKGLETLELRMKQQSQNALALAQWLEKQSGVERVYHPGLKSHPQHALAKRQQKEGGAILSFTLKGGKKAAFKLINQTKLCSITANLGDTRTTITHPATTTHCRVSPEARKAAGISDGLVRIAVGLENINDLKNDLVGGLKK, via the coding sequence ATGAAGAGCAAAACCACACGCAAAAAACCCGATTTTTCTAAGCTGGCGCTGGAGACCTTGGCTGTCCGCGCGGGCACTCGTCGCACCGCTGAATACCAAGAGCATTCAGAAGCAATGTTCCTAACATCTAGCTTTTGTTTTGATAGTGCAGAGTTGGCTGCAGATGGTTTCGCACACGCAGATCAAGGTTTTATTTATTCTCGTTTCACCAATCCAACCGTTAGCATGTTCCAGGATCGCTTGGCTGCCTTAGAAGGTGGTGAGGCATGTATTGCTACAGCATCAGGCATGTCAGCCATTTTGACAATGGCGATGGCTCATCTACAAGCAGGTGACCATGTTGTTTGTTCGCGCTCCGTATTTGGTGCAACGATTCAGTTGTTTAGCAATATCTTGGGTCGCTTTGGCATTACCACTACCTATGTTGATTTGGCTGATGCCAAATCATGGCAAGCTGCTGTCCAGCCAAATACCAAACTCTTTTATCTAGAGACGCCTTCCAATCCCTTAACTGAAATTGCCGATATCAAAGCAATTTCAAAGATTGCCAAGAAGGCAAAAGCACTGTTTGCAGTAGATAACTGTTTTTGTACGCCGGCCTTACAAAAACCATTGGCGCTTGGCGCTGATGTCGTGATTCATTCTGCCACTAAGTATCTCGATGGCCAGGGTAGGGTAGTGGGCGGTGCAATTGTAGGCAGTAAAGATTTCATCATGGGTAAAGTATTCCCGTACGTGCGTACCGCGGGCCCAACACTCTCAGCGTTTAATGCTTGGGTGTTCTTGAAGGGCTTGGAGACTTTAGAGCTTCGCATGAAGCAACAGAGTCAGAACGCTCTCGCCTTAGCGCAATGGCTTGAGAAGCAGTCAGGAGTGGAGCGTGTTTATCATCCAGGCCTCAAATCTCATCCTCAACATGCGTTGGCAAAACGTCAGCAAAAAGAGGGCGGCGCAATTCTGTCATTCACACTCAAGGGTGGCAAGAAGGCTGCATTCAAATTGATTAATCAAACTAAGCTTTGCTCGATTACTGCAAATTTGGGCGATACCCGCACGACTATTACGCATCCAGCTACAACGACACATTGCCGTGTTAGCCCTGAGGCTCGTAAAGCTGCAGGCATCTCTGATGGCCTGGTACGTATTGCGGTGGGATTAGAAAACATCAACGATTTAAAGAATGACCTCGTTGGTGGACTCAAAAAATAA
- a CDS encoding bifunctional 2-polyprenyl-6-hydroxyphenol methylase/3-demethylubiquinol 3-O-methyltransferase UbiG has protein sequence MGFSDATQFWNERFDKEEFIFGKDPNEYLVEKAKQYLKPKDKVLCIADGEGRNGVWLAKQGMQVVGFDASDIALAKAKQFAKDNQVEVEYSFSDTDSYAWPENTYDAVIGIFIQFADPAMRARIFQQAYRATKQGGLFILQGYTPKQLDYKTGGPSLIEHLYTEELIRDLAKEFQILELVSYEKELSEGPRHTGMSAILGLVARK, from the coding sequence ATGGGATTTTCTGATGCTACGCAATTTTGGAATGAACGCTTTGATAAAGAAGAGTTCATTTTCGGCAAAGATCCCAATGAGTATTTGGTTGAAAAAGCGAAGCAATACCTAAAGCCCAAAGATAAGGTTTTATGTATTGCTGACGGCGAGGGTCGCAATGGCGTCTGGCTTGCTAAACAAGGTATGCAAGTAGTTGGCTTTGATGCGTCTGATATTGCTCTGGCCAAGGCAAAGCAGTTTGCCAAAGACAATCAAGTGGAGGTTGAGTATTCATTCTCGGATACTGATAGCTATGCATGGCCCGAGAATACTTATGATGCAGTCATTGGTATCTTTATCCAGTTTGCCGATCCAGCAATGCGCGCCAGAATCTTCCAGCAAGCATATAGGGCGACCAAGCAAGGCGGACTCTTTATTTTGCAGGGCTATACACCTAAGCAGCTGGATTACAAGACTGGTGGACCATCCTTAATAGAGCATCTGTACACAGAAGAGTTGATCAGAGATCTTGCGAAAGAGTTTCAGATCCTGGAGCTCGTTAGCTACGAGAAAGAGCTCTCTGAAGGTCCAAGACATACTGGTATGTCGGCCATTCTAGGTTTGGTTGCGCGCAAATAA